Proteins from a single region of Nomia melanderi isolate GNS246 chromosome 9, iyNomMela1, whole genome shotgun sequence:
- the FER gene encoding tyrosine-protein kinase Fer isoform X5: MGFSTSLQGQAFHEALLGRQDAEIKLLETMKRCLTMKIKSDREYASTISSLAVQGKKIERNEDLIGSLIAQSWRDIMDSVDQTAKLIKQQADQVESVAVEHITTLCSERRKARKLYQEEQTWLNNQFQQLTEDVARKKLEYQKNLEMYKLMRSRFEEYYVKSGRVGRKLDEVREKYQKACRKLHLTHNEYVLLLGAVTECEHDLRTSYLPSLLHRQQAIHQELVTSWKSILQDVVRYSDFTTEKFQETHLRMQKAVDSVKPAEECRDFMAEHRARSASPIRFTFDENLVDDTSGKLLPNKLTVDNLTIDWLRNRLTELEASLKATQQNRQNPQHPSENNSDSKASILDYTREREELRLRCQEKKLQRQVDVIRSALNELGCEELPLGYDLSMESTFVDSPVITKAPLRGISHLTTNQKGSGNGDLIEEEWFHGVLPREEVVRLLVNEGDFLVRETTRNDECQIVLSVCWDGHKHFIVQTTTEGHYRFEGPTFPSIQELISHQWLSGLPVTSRSGAILKTPILRERWELNNDDVILLEKIGRGNFGDVYKAQLKTCKTEVAVKTCKVTLPDEQKRKFLQEGRILKQYDHPNVVKLIGICVQKQPIMIVMELVPGGSLLTYLRKSASSITQKEQFRMCKDAAAGMRYLESKYCIHRDLAARNCLVGYESIVKISDFGMSREEEEYIVSDGMKQIPIKWTAPEALNFGKYTSLCDVWSYGVLMWEIFSKGGNPYSGMSNAQAREKIDTGYRMPAPENTPDEIYRLMLRCWEYEPEKRPHFDQIYTVVETLSQAYS; this comes from the exons ATGGGGTTTTCTACAAGTCTGCAAGGACAAGCGTTCCACGAGGCTTTGCTCGGTCGTCAGGATGCTGAGATTAAGCTTTTGGAAACGATGAAACGATGTTtaacgatgaaaataaaatcagaCCGCGAATATGCTTCGACAATTTCTTCCCTGGCGGTCCAAGGAAAGAAGATTGAGCGCAACGAAGATCTCATCGGTAGTCTCATAGCACAg AGTTGGAGAGATATTATGGACTCTGTCGATCAAACGGCCAAGTTAATCAAACAACAAGCGGATCAGGTCGAGTCTGTGGCGGTAGAACACATTACGACGTTGTGCTCGGAAAGAAGGAAAGCTAGGAAATTATATCAGGAAGAACAAACATGGTTAAATAACCAGTTTCAACAG TTAACCGAAGACGTTGCCAGAAAGAAATTGGAATATCAGAAGAATCTGGAAATGTACAAGTTAATGAGATCCCGCTTTGAAGAATATTATGTTAAAT CAGGCAGAGTTGGCAGGAAGTTGGACGAAGTAAGAGAGAAATATCAGAAAGCCTGTAGAAAACTTCATCTTACCCACAACGAGTACGTGTTACTTTTGGGTGCTGTAACAGAATGTGAGCATGATTTAAGAACTTCGTACTTACCGAGTCTACTTCATCGGCAACAGGCAATTCATCAAGAACTCGTAACATCTTG GAAATCCATACTTCAGGACGTAGTGAGATATTCTGATTTCACGACGGAAAAGTTTCAAGAAACTCACTTGCGAATGCAAAAAGCTGTCGATTCTGTAAAACCGGCAGAAGAATGTAGGGACTTTATGGCAGAGCATAG AGCGCGATCAGCATCGCCGATAAGATTCACATTCGACGAGAACCTTGTAGATGATACTTCAGGAAAACTGTTGCCGAATAAATTGACGGTCGATAACTTGACAATAGACTGGTTAAGAAATCGACTAACAGAATTGGAAGCTTCTTTGAAAGCGACTCAACAGAATCGTCAAAATCCTCAGCATCCATCGGAGAATAACAGTGATTCGAA GGCATCAATTTTGGACTATACCCGCGAGAGAGAAGAACTACGATTACGTTGCCAAGAGAAGAAGCTTCAGCGGCAAGTGGACGTTATTAGATCCGCTTTGAATGAGTTAGGTTGCGAAGAATTACCATTGGGATACGATCTCTCCATGGAAAGTACTTTCGTCGATTCACCTGTTATCACTAAG GCACCGCTACGCGGAATTTCGCATTTAACGACCAATCAAAAAGGAAGTGGAAATGGCGATCTCATAGAAGAGGAGTGGTTCCATGGCGTTTTGCCAAGGGAAGAAGTAGTAAGATTACTTGTGAACGAAGGAGACTTTTTAGTACGTGAAACGACAAGGAACGACGAGTGCCAAATAGTTTTATCTGTTTGTTGGGATGGACACAAACATTTTATCGTTCAGACAACGACCGAG GGACACTATAGATTCGAAGGTCCCACGTTTCCATCTATACAGGAGTTGATCAGCCATCAATGGCTATCCGGATTACCCGTAACTAGCCGATCCGGAGCAATTCTGAAAACGCCGATCTTACGTGAACGTTGGGAACTTAATAACGACGATGTAATTCTTCTAGAAAAAATTGGACGG GGTAACTTTGGGGATGTATATAAAGCGCAACTTAAGACTTGTAAGACTGAAGTAGCTGTAAAAACTTGCAAAGTTACGTTGCCGGATGAACAAAAACGTAAATTCTTGCAGGAAGGACGAATATTAAAGCAATACGATCATCCGAATGTAGTAAAACTTATCGGAATCTGTGTTCAGAAGCAACCTATTATGATCGTTATGGAATTGGTACCCG GTGGTTCCTTGCTAACATATTTAAGAAAAAGTGCCAGTAGTATCACGCAAAAAGAACAATTTCGTATGTGTAAAGACGCAGCGGCAGGTATGCGTTATTTGGAATCCAAGTATTGTATTCACAGAGACTTGGCGGCTCGAAATTGTCTCgtag GATACGAGTCTATAGTGAAAATATCAGATTTTGGAATGTCacgcgaagaagaagaatatatAGTTTCCGATGGTATGAAACAAATTCCAATCAAATGGACCGCGCCGGAGGCATTAAATTTCG GCAAATACACATCGTTGTGCGATGTTTGGAGTTACGGTGTCTTAAtgtgggaaatattttccaaGGGTGGAAATCCATACAGCGGAATGTCTAACGCTCAGGCCCGTGAAAAAATAGACACCG GTTACCGTATGCCAGCTCCGGAAAACACGCCCGATGAAATATATCGTTTAATGTTACGATGCTGGGAATACGAACCAGAAAAACGTCCACATTTCGATCAGATTTATACGGTTGTCGAAACATTGTCTCAAGCATATTCATAA
- the FER gene encoding tyrosine-protein kinase Fer isoform X4, with protein MGFSTSLQGQAFHEALLGRQDAEIKLLETMKRCLTMKIKSDREYASTISSLAVQGKKIERNEDLIGSLIAQSWRDIMDSVDQTAKLIKQQADQVESVAVEHITTLCSERRKARKLYQEEQTWLNNQFQQLTEDVARKKLEYQKNLEMYKLMRSRFEEYYVKSGRVGRKLDEVREKYQKACRKLHLTHNEYVLLLGAVTECEHDLRTSYLPSLLHRQQAIHQELVTSWKSILQDVVRYSDFTTEKFQETHLRMQKAVDSVKPAEECRDFMAEHSNNLYRARSASPIRFTFDENLVDDTSGKLLPNKLTVDNLTIDWLRNRLTELEASLKATQQNRQNPQHPSENNSDSKASILDYTREREELRLRCQEKKLQRQVDVIRSALNELGCEELPLGYDLSMESTFVDSPVITKAPLRGISHLTTNQKGSGNGDLIEEEWFHGVLPREEVVRLLVNEGDFLVRETTRNDECQIVLSVCWDGHKHFIVQTTTEGHYRFEGPTFPSIQELISHQWLSGLPVTSRSGAILKTPILRERWELNNDDVILLEKIGRGNFGDVYKAQLKTCKTEVAVKTCKVTLPDEQKRKFLQEGRILKQYDHPNVVKLIGICVQKQPIMIVMELVPGGSLLTYLRKSASSITQKEQFRMCKDAAAGMRYLESKYCIHRDLAARNCLVGYESIVKISDFGMSREEEEYIVSDGMKQIPIKWTAPEALNFGKYTSLCDVWSYGVLMWEIFSKGGNPYSGMSNAQAREKIDTGYRMPAPENTPDEIYRLMLRCWEYEPEKRPHFDQIYTVVETLSQAYS; from the exons ATGGGGTTTTCTACAAGTCTGCAAGGACAAGCGTTCCACGAGGCTTTGCTCGGTCGTCAGGATGCTGAGATTAAGCTTTTGGAAACGATGAAACGATGTTtaacgatgaaaataaaatcagaCCGCGAATATGCTTCGACAATTTCTTCCCTGGCGGTCCAAGGAAAGAAGATTGAGCGCAACGAAGATCTCATCGGTAGTCTCATAGCACAg AGTTGGAGAGATATTATGGACTCTGTCGATCAAACGGCCAAGTTAATCAAACAACAAGCGGATCAGGTCGAGTCTGTGGCGGTAGAACACATTACGACGTTGTGCTCGGAAAGAAGGAAAGCTAGGAAATTATATCAGGAAGAACAAACATGGTTAAATAACCAGTTTCAACAG TTAACCGAAGACGTTGCCAGAAAGAAATTGGAATATCAGAAGAATCTGGAAATGTACAAGTTAATGAGATCCCGCTTTGAAGAATATTATGTTAAAT CAGGCAGAGTTGGCAGGAAGTTGGACGAAGTAAGAGAGAAATATCAGAAAGCCTGTAGAAAACTTCATCTTACCCACAACGAGTACGTGTTACTTTTGGGTGCTGTAACAGAATGTGAGCATGATTTAAGAACTTCGTACTTACCGAGTCTACTTCATCGGCAACAGGCAATTCATCAAGAACTCGTAACATCTTG GAAATCCATACTTCAGGACGTAGTGAGATATTCTGATTTCACGACGGAAAAGTTTCAAGAAACTCACTTGCGAATGCAAAAAGCTGTCGATTCTGTAAAACCGGCAGAAGAATGTAGGGACTTTATGGCAGAGCATAG taataatcTATATAGAGCGCGATCAGCATCGCCGATAAGATTCACATTCGACGAGAACCTTGTAGATGATACTTCAGGAAAACTGTTGCCGAATAAATTGACGGTCGATAACTTGACAATAGACTGGTTAAGAAATCGACTAACAGAATTGGAAGCTTCTTTGAAAGCGACTCAACAGAATCGTCAAAATCCTCAGCATCCATCGGAGAATAACAGTGATTCGAA GGCATCAATTTTGGACTATACCCGCGAGAGAGAAGAACTACGATTACGTTGCCAAGAGAAGAAGCTTCAGCGGCAAGTGGACGTTATTAGATCCGCTTTGAATGAGTTAGGTTGCGAAGAATTACCATTGGGATACGATCTCTCCATGGAAAGTACTTTCGTCGATTCACCTGTTATCACTAAG GCACCGCTACGCGGAATTTCGCATTTAACGACCAATCAAAAAGGAAGTGGAAATGGCGATCTCATAGAAGAGGAGTGGTTCCATGGCGTTTTGCCAAGGGAAGAAGTAGTAAGATTACTTGTGAACGAAGGAGACTTTTTAGTACGTGAAACGACAAGGAACGACGAGTGCCAAATAGTTTTATCTGTTTGTTGGGATGGACACAAACATTTTATCGTTCAGACAACGACCGAG GGACACTATAGATTCGAAGGTCCCACGTTTCCATCTATACAGGAGTTGATCAGCCATCAATGGCTATCCGGATTACCCGTAACTAGCCGATCCGGAGCAATTCTGAAAACGCCGATCTTACGTGAACGTTGGGAACTTAATAACGACGATGTAATTCTTCTAGAAAAAATTGGACGG GGTAACTTTGGGGATGTATATAAAGCGCAACTTAAGACTTGTAAGACTGAAGTAGCTGTAAAAACTTGCAAAGTTACGTTGCCGGATGAACAAAAACGTAAATTCTTGCAGGAAGGACGAATATTAAAGCAATACGATCATCCGAATGTAGTAAAACTTATCGGAATCTGTGTTCAGAAGCAACCTATTATGATCGTTATGGAATTGGTACCCG GTGGTTCCTTGCTAACATATTTAAGAAAAAGTGCCAGTAGTATCACGCAAAAAGAACAATTTCGTATGTGTAAAGACGCAGCGGCAGGTATGCGTTATTTGGAATCCAAGTATTGTATTCACAGAGACTTGGCGGCTCGAAATTGTCTCgtag GATACGAGTCTATAGTGAAAATATCAGATTTTGGAATGTCacgcgaagaagaagaatatatAGTTTCCGATGGTATGAAACAAATTCCAATCAAATGGACCGCGCCGGAGGCATTAAATTTCG GCAAATACACATCGTTGTGCGATGTTTGGAGTTACGGTGTCTTAAtgtgggaaatattttccaaGGGTGGAAATCCATACAGCGGAATGTCTAACGCTCAGGCCCGTGAAAAAATAGACACCG GTTACCGTATGCCAGCTCCGGAAAACACGCCCGATGAAATATATCGTTTAATGTTACGATGCTGGGAATACGAACCAGAAAAACGTCCACATTTCGATCAGATTTATACGGTTGTCGAAACATTGTCTCAAGCATATTCATAA